The genomic segment TCGTTCCATTTCTATCTAAGGTAAAATTATTTCCATTAATAAACCCTAATGTAATTCCATTGAATTTTCTAATTTTTTCACCATCAATAGTTAAAATTTTATCGCCAGTTTCTAAGCCAATTTTCATCGCTAAAGAATCTTGCACCCAAATACCATCCTTTGCATTTACACTTTCGTTTGGTAAAAACTTTTCGCCATAGGCCCACATTAAACAGATGTATATTAAAATCCCTAAAACAAAATTTACAAAAACACCACCCAACATAATAATTAAACGTTGCCAAGCTGGTTTCGAACGAAATTCCCAAGGTTGTGGAGGCAAAGCCATTTGCTCTGTATCCATACTTTCGTCAATCATTCCAGAAATTTTTACATAACCACCCAAAGGAATCCAACCAATTCCGTAAACGGTTTCACCAATTTTTTTCTTGAAAAGAGAGAATTTATAATCGAAGAATAAATAGAATTTTTCTACTCTCGTTTTAAACAATTTTGCAGGGATAAAATGCCCCAATTCGTGCAAAACAATCAATAAAGATAAACTTAAAATAAATTGAGATGCTTTTATTAATATTTCCATTCAGTGTTAAATCATAGTTAAAAAACGTGCAAATGTACGTTTTTAAAGAGAGTTGTAAAAGAACTATCGAAGCTACATTTTTTATTTTAACAAACATTTTAGATAGATAGCTATAGAAACCCCTTTCCAAACGATTTTTTAAGTCGTAAATTTGTAGAAATAACTTCGTTTTATGGATTTTAAGTTTTTTAAAAAATCGTTACCAACACTTATTTTTTTAGTGGTTTTTTCCGCAATTGCAATTCCTGTTTTTTATCATTTATTAAAAGTCGATAAAAAACTAAAAGTATTTAATCCTGTAGATGTAAATCCGCAGTTGGTAGACGAATCGATGTTGCATGTTCAAAAAAATCATAAAATAGCCGATTTTAAGTTGATAAATCAGAATGGAAAAACCATTACAAACGAAGACTATAAAGACAAAATTTACATTGCCGATTTCTTTTTTACGCGTTGTAAAACCATTTGTATTGCGATGGCCTATAATATGAGCGAATTGCAAGATTATTATAAAAACGATAATGATATTATGTTTCTTTCACATTCTGTAACTCCAAAAATGGATAGTGTTTCAGTCTTAAAAAAATACGCAGAAAACAAAGGTGTAATTGATGGAAAATGGAATGTAACCACAGGTTCTAAAAAACACATTTACGAATTGGCGAGAAAGAGTTATTTTGCGGTTTTAGATGAAGGCGATGGAGGAGAAGACGATTTTATTCATACAGAACAATTTGTTTTGGTAGACAAAGAAAGAAGAATTCGAGGTTATTACGATGGCACCAAAAAAGAAGATATGGAAAAGTTAAAAAAAGATATTGTTTTGTTGAAGGAAGAATATAAAAAATGATAAAGCACAACTTTAAAAAATTATGCTTTATCAGTAGTTTTAAAGTAAACTAAATGTTAAAAAATATTAATAACCTCCTAGATTTATAAATATCCAAGAACCTAATTTATTACTAGTACTTTCGAACTGTAAAACTCCTAAAGGGTTTTCCGGTTCTTCTTTCTTAAAATAAGCAAAAACATTAGCATCTTTTGTATACATTTTTTTACCACCAACAGTTTTTAATGTAGTCTGTTTTTCATCAAAAGATTTTATATTGTTTTTTTTCGCTTTCTATCCAGTTTTCTGAAGTAATTTCCTGTCCAAAACTTGAACAAGTAATTAATAGCAGAATTAAAATAGTTATTATTCATACTTTGTTATTTTAAATGATAAATAAATTGCGTAGGTGCTACTTAATATAAAAATTATTAAGGGTAACCAAAACCAAACATCTAATTTTTGGTTTCTGTAATAAAGAGCTACAGGTATTAATGAAGGAGCCAGTAAATAACCAAATAAAACTATATGCTTTTTTTTATTAAAAACCATGAAAAACTCAATTATACTGATAAGACTTAGAAATAAATCTAAAGAAAACAATTCTGAAATATTTCCAAAAAGTAGTAGTAAAAGCCAGATAATATAAATTAAAGAAAATTTATCTGAGGGTATAAAAATTAAACTAAGACTAAGAAGCGATAATGATTTTATAAAAATAAGCTTGTTTGAATTTATTTGTAAAGTCATGTTTTTTTTATTTAAGACATTCTTTATTTGAAGGAGAAATACCTCCAGCTTTGTTTCTTGTTGCTCCAGTTGGTAAATTCATAATCTTTAAATATGCACCAAATTTACCAGGAGTTGCACCTTTTCCAACCCCATAATTTCCAATACATACTGATTCGGTAATATTTAAACCTATGATACGTGAAGCAGAAATTGCAAAATTTGTGCAATTTTGTGCTTGCAGTTCATATTCTGCAGTGTCATAATCTAAACTAACTTTTATTAAATTACTTAAAGTACTACTAGAAATTGTTTTAGTTACACTAACATGATATGGATAATTTTCATTCCTATCCATTATACCAGCTGTTGCGTTAAAATAACCGATTCCTTTTTCAGGATAAAAACCGTAACTTAACCTATGCTCTCCTTGTGAAATTGTTATAAAAGCATGGCCAACACCATTTTCTAATGTTGCGGGTGTACTGGGTTTATTAGGATTTGGTTGTTTTGCATAAATTGTAACGGTAGCACCTTTTGTTTTATCTAAACAACCTAAAAATTTTTCTAAATTTTCAATTGGGTCATCTGGAGATACAACAACTATTTCTTCAACACATTCTCCTAAAATTGAATCATATTCATAACCTTCTCCACACTCAATAGGGTTTACAGTTATCACATATTTACAAGGATTATCTTCTTCTACGTATCTTCCTTGGTAATTTTTATTACTATTTGACTGACAATCTTGATATGCAGGACTATTTCCAGGATTAGTATAATAACCACCAGAATTACCACCACCGCCAATATTTAAATCTGGTAACCAATAAGATTCACAAAGTTGAGAAACAGATATTCCTGTTAATGTAGAGCCAGCAAAAACCCACTGGTCTGGCTCTCCGTTTATTTTCCAAACTAAATAATTATCAACGTAATGGTATGTTGTTACAGGGTAACAATTTTCCATCATTCTACTTTGATAACTATCTTTAGTTTTTTTCTTTTTAAATTCTTTCTTGAAAAGAATATTTTCGTCTTTTTTACCATTTTTTATTTTTTCAGCATACACTATGTCTCCTTCATTGTCTAGAATATGGTTTAAACCATTTGAGATTTCTTCTTCTTCTAATAAAATGTTTTTAGTTCTGAGTTTTTTCTTATTTATATCTTCAGTATAAGATTTATAAATGTAAAAAGAGTGTTCTTGATTTTCGTTCTTAATCACAAAAACTTTATAAATAGTTGAATATTTACTAACATTTTTAGTTTTAAAATTGTTAGGATTGAAAGAGTTAGTGAAATTGATAGGGAATTCGTAATAATATTTTTCTAATTCTTTATGATATTTTTTATTTTCATTATTCTAAATCACCTCAAATTCATAAGGTATTGCTTTTTTGAAATTTTCAGCGTTAAATTCGCTTTGAAGTTTGGATAATAAGTTGCTCTGACTTGGATTAGAAATAATTTCCTCTTTTTCACAATTCCATAGTAATAAAGAAATTCCGATGAGTAGAATTTCGATTTTAAATAATTTGGTTAGATTGATTTTTTCTGTTTTCACTTTGGTTAAATTTAAGGTTCTTAAGCATAGACAAAAATAGAAATACAACAAAGTATTTTATCCAAAATATTTAGAACCCAAAAAATCAGGACAAATTTTGTTTTCTATATTGGGTGGGTGTTAAACCAGTTTCTTTTTTAAAAGCATTGTAAAATGCAGATTTAGAGTTAAAACCAGACTCTAATGCAATAGAAATTATATCATAATTTTTAAAGGCCTCGTCAACCAATAAT from the Polaribacter cellanae genome contains:
- a CDS encoding SCO family protein; translated protein: MDFKFFKKSLPTLIFLVVFSAIAIPVFYHLLKVDKKLKVFNPVDVNPQLVDESMLHVQKNHKIADFKLINQNGKTITNEDYKDKIYIADFFFTRCKTICIAMAYNMSELQDYYKNDNDIMFLSHSVTPKMDSVSVLKKYAENKGVIDGKWNVTTGSKKHIYELARKSYFAVLDEGDGGEDDFIHTEQFVLVDKERRIRGYYDGTKKEDMEKLKKDIVLLKEEYKK